One Prunus dulcis chromosome 7, ALMONDv2, whole genome shotgun sequence DNA segment encodes these proteins:
- the LOC117634864 gene encoding 3-ketodihydrosphingosine reductase yields the protein MMRSIANSAPQRGIAAIVGVGPKLGRSIARKFAHEGYTVAILARDLGRLSKFADEIAREEKAQVFAIRIDCSESRSVREAFEGVLSLGFVEVLVYNAYQQPPNWHPTHFTDIHLDSFEKSLAVSSVGAFHCAQQVLPGMVERGKGTILFTGCSASLNGIAGYSELCCGKFALRALSQCLSMEFQPLGVHIAHVIIGGVIGQPRGGQSSSSTASLRTTSFGDGSMDPDAVAQTYWQLHVQDRSAWTQEIDLRPSHPPRFC from the exons ATGATGAGAAGCATAGCAAACTCAGCTCCTCAGCGAGGTATAGCCGCCATCGTGGGGGTTGGGCCGAAGCTGGGCCGCTCCATCGCCCGAAAGTTCGCCCACGAAGGCTATACCGTCGCTATTCTAGCCCGCGATCTCGGGAGACTCTCGAAATTCGCCGACGAGATCGCTAGGGAAGAAAAAGCCCAAGTTTTCGCCATACGGATCGACTGCTCCGAGTCTAGAAGCGTGAGGGAGGCATTTGAAGGGGTTTTGTCTTTGGGTTTTGTGGAGGTGCTGGTCTACAATGCCTACCAGCAGCCCCCCAATTGGCACCCCACCCACTTCACCGACATCCACCTCGACTCTTTCGAGAAGTCCCTTGCCGTCTCTTCTGTCGGAGCCTTTCACTGTGCTCAACAG gTTCTTCCGGGAATGGTGGAAAGAGGAAAAGGGACGATTTTGTTTACAGGGTGTTCAGCTTCACTCAATGGCATTGCTGGCTACTCTGAGCTCT GCTGTGGAAAATTTGCGTTGAGAGCACTGTCACAGTGCCTGTCCATGGAGTTTCAACCGCTGGGTGTACACATAGCGCATGTTATCATCGGCGGGGTGATTGGCCAACCTAGAGGGGGTCAATCGTCGTCGTCGACTGCTTCGCTGAGGACGACGTCGTTTGGGGACGGATCAATGGACCCGGACGCGGTGGCTCAAACCTACTGGCAGTTGCACGTCCAAGACCGGAGTGCTTGGACCCAAGAGATCGACCTCCGTCCCTCTCACCCACCCAGATTCTGTTAG